In Bradyrhizobium sp. 200, the sequence GGTTCTCGTCGTTCGGCACGTGCTGGGCGATGCCGAGGTGCTTGACCTGGGCGTCGTCGAACATCTGGTCGATCGAATAGATCGGGCCGCAGGGCACGCCGGCCTCGTTCAATTCCCTGACCCAGGTTTCGGTCGACTTCTTCTCGGTGAGCTTGCCGATCGCTTCGTTCAGCGCGTCGCGGTTCTTCGAGCGCGCCGGCGCGGTGGCGTAATCGGGGTTGGTGACGAGTTCGGGCGCGCCGATCGCCTGCGCGCAGCGTTCCCAGATCCTCCCGCCCGTGGTGGCGATGTTGATGTAGCCGTCGGAGGTCTTGAACACGCCGGTCGGGATCGAGGTCGGATGATTGTTGCCGGCCTGCCGGGCGACGTCCTTTTCCATCAGCCAGCGCGAGGCCTGGAAATCCAGCATGAAAATCTGCGCCTGCAGCAGCGAGGTCTGCACCCACTGGCCTTCGCCGGAGACGTCGCGCTCCAGCAGCGCGGTGAGGATGCCCATGGCGCAGAACAGCCCGGCGGTGAGGTCGGCGACGGGGATGCCGACCCGCATCGGGCCCTGGCCCGGCGCACCGGTGATCGACATCAGTCCGCCCATGCCTTGCGCGATCTGATCGAAGCCCGGCCGCTTGTGGTAGGGGCCGTCCTGGCCGAAGCCGGAAATGCTGCCATAGACGATGCGGGGGTTGATCTTGCGCAGGCTTTCATAGTCGATGCCGAGCTTTGCCTTCACGTCGGGACGAAAATTCTCGACCACGACGTCGGCCTGCTCGGCGAGCCGCTTGAATACGTCGAGGCCCTTCGGGTCCTTCAGATTCAGCGTCATGGCCCGCTTGTTGCGGTGCAAATTCTGGAAGTCCGAGCCCTGGCGCGGGCCGCCCGGCTGCTCGCCGCCGCCGTCTTCCAGCAGCGCGTCGATCTTGATGACGTTGGCACCCCAGTCCGCCAGTTGCCGCACACAGGTAGGCCCGGAGCGAACGCGGGTGAGATCGAGCACGGTGAAGCGGGAAAGAGCCTGCGAGGCGCGTGGGAAGGGCATTGAGAAACCTTGTTTTTTTGGATTTCCGCGTGGGAGGGCAGACCGGTTTGACAATAGCGATCTGGCGCCGATTTCCAACTCCTTGTTCGACGCCCGGCGGGCGGCGCAGTCATGCGAGGATGGCGAGCTGCCATTCTCGGATCGGAACGCCGGCTGCGCGGGATGGCCGAAATCCGGCCCCGCAAAACTACGGACTGGTACCCGGGGATTTCCGCTTTTCGCCGTTATGCGACGTAAAGCAGGCGCGTGACACACTAGACTGGTAAACAAGCGTTAATGAGACGAATTTAGCCTCCCGGGTGCCTTACGATTCTCCACAACCGAACGACCTGATGGCGGGCCTGATCGATGAAGAAGAAACATTCACCGTTCGATGACGCCTGGACCTTTGCAGCGCCCGGCGGCGGCCGCGCGCCTGTTGCGGGGTACGGGGCGACGGATGATGCGCGGTTCAGGGACGACGGCGATCCGTATCAACTGGCGAATGATGCCGCTGTCGTGGATACCCTCGACACATATGCAGCAAAGCCGGTCGCGTCGATCGCGACGCTTGCCAGCTACCTCGTCACCGGCTTTTGGCAATACAACAACACCGTTGCCCATCAATGGGCTTCCAACACCATCACCTACAACATCAATGGGCTCAATTCGGCGGAGCAGTTCCTGGCGCAGTCGGCGCTGCAGGCATGGTCCGAGGTCGCCAACATCACCTTCGTCCAGACCACTGGCTCCGCGAACATCACCTTCACCCATAATGGCACGATGCAGGCCGTTACCAGTGGCTATTGGCCCGGGGGCTCCTTCGCCTATGCGACCATCAACATCAGCACCGACTGGGTCACCACTGATGGCGGCGCGAACGACGGGAAGACCGGCATCGATAGTTACGCCTACCAGACCTACATCCACGAGATCGGACATGCGCTCGGGCTCGGCCATCAGGGGCCGTACAATGGCAGCGCGTCGTATTCGACCAACGCGCTCTATGCCAACGACACCTGGCAATATTCGATCATGTCGTATTTCGGCGAGCACAATTATTCCGGCAGCTCGTATCGGTACGTCGTCACGCCGCAGATGGCTGACATCTATGCGGTGGCTGCGATCTACGGCGCGGCGACCTCGACCAGGACCGGCGATACCGTCTATGGCTTCAATAGCAATGCCGGCGCGGTTTTCAATTTCGCCGCCTACACCTCGGCGCCGGCGCTGACGATCTATGACAGCGGCGGCACCGACACGCTCGATTGCTCCGGCTATTCGGCGGCGCAGACCATCGACCTGCGCTCGGGCGCGTTTTCCTCGGTCGGCGGCCTCGTCAATAATATCGGGATCGCGCTCAACGCGGTCATCGAGAAAGCCATTGGCGGCAGCGGCAATGACACGCTGATCGCGAACGACCCGGGCTGTACGCTGTCGGGCGGCAGCGGCAACGATACGCTGGATGGGGCGGCGGGCGTCGACCGGCTGATCGGCGGTACCGGCCGCGATACGATGACCGGCAATGGCGGCGCCGATACTTTCGTATTCGCCTCCGGAGAAAGCTCGGCCGCAAGCGGCCAGCACGACCTCATCACAGACTTCACGTCCGCAGACCGCATCGATATCGCTGCGCTCGGTGCGTTCCGTTTCCTCAGCACCGCCGCCTTCGACGGCGGCACCTATGCGCTCAACTTTTTCTACAACAGCTCGACCGGCCTCACGACGCTGCAGGGCGACATCAACGGCGACACGATTGCCGATTTCGCAATCGATCTCACGGGCAATGTCGCGCTCACGGCCAGTTACATTATCTGGGCCGCGCCCCCGGTGGTGATTGAGTCCGCCGGCGCGACAAGCCTGGTTCGGTCGGTCGGCAACTATTACCTCAATCCGGTTGGGGGTGGCACGGGGCCCGTGCTGCAGTTTCAAGGCGCTGTGGTGTCGGCGGGTCAGTTCGGCGACTGGACGGCGATCGGAGCCGAAGCGACCGCGAGCGGCTACGAGGTGGCGTGGTACAACGCGGCAACCAATCAGTACACCTTCTGGTACACCGACAGCAGCGGCAAATTCGTTACCAACCCCACTGGGCCCGTCGCGGCAAACAGCTCCACGGTGCAGTCATTCGAGAGCAGCTTTCATCAGGATCTGAACGGTGACGGTGTGATCGGGACTCCGGTCGTGCCACCGACAGTCGTCGAAGCATTGGGGGCGACAAGCCTGGTTCAGTCGGGCGGCAACTATTACCTCAATCCGGTTGGGGGTGGCACGGGGCCCGTGCTGCAGTTTCAAGGCGCTGTGGTGTCGGTAGGGCAGTTCGCTGGCTGGACGACGATCGGCGCCGAAGCGACCGCGAGCGGCTACGAGGTGGCGTGGTACAGCGCGGCAACCAATCAATACACTTTCTGGTACACCGACAGCAGCGGCAAATTCGTTACCAACCCCACGGGGCCCGTCGCGGCAAACAGCTCTACGGTGCAGTCATTCGAGAGCAGCTTTCAGCAGGATCTGAATGGTGACGGCGTGATCGGGGCTGCGGTCGTGCCGTCGACAGTCGTCGAAGCATTGGGGGTGACAAGCCTGGTTCAGTCGGGCGGCAACTATTACCTCAATCCGGTTGGGGGTGGCACGGGGCCCGTGCTGCAGTTTCAAGGCGCTGTGGTGTCGGTGGGTCAGTTCGCCGGCTGGACGACGATCGGCGCCGAAGCGACCGCGAGCGGCTACGAGGTGGCGTGGTACAGCGCGGCAACCAATCAGTACACTTTCTGGTACACCGACGGCAGCGGCAAATTCGTTACCAATCCCACTGGGCCCGTCGCGGCAAACAGCTCTACGGTGCAGTCATTCGAGAGCAGCTTTCATCAGGATCTGAACGGTGACGGTGTGATCGGGACTCCGGTCGTGCCACCGACAGTCGTCGAAGCACTGGGGGTGACAAGCCTGGTTCAGTCGGGCGGCAACTATTATCTCAATCCGGTTGGGGGTGGCACGGGGCCCGTGCTGCAGTTTCAAGGCTCTGTGGTGTCGGTGGGTCAGTTCGCCGGCTGGACAGCGATCGGGACCGAAGCGACCGCGAGCGGCTACGAGGTGGCGTGGTACAACGCGGGAACCAATCAATACACTTTCTGGTACACCGACAGCAGCGGCAAATTCGTTACCAACCCGACTGGGCCCGTCGCGGCAAACAGCTCTACAGTCCAGTCATTCGAGAGCAGCTTTCAGCAGGACCTGAACGGTGACGGCGTCATCAGCCAGCAGCCAATCAGTACGGCGTCTCTCTTGATGGGCTCCGAACAATCGGCCTTGGTGTTCGATTTCCGCTCGGACCTCGGGCAGCAGGCGCCGAATTTGCATGTGCTGGACGACAGAATGGCAGGCCATCCGCTTGCGAACGAACTCCGATCAGTGATCGATGCCGCGTCTGAATATCTGCCAGCGGCTGCTCCTGAAGCCGACCATAATATGTCAAAGATACTTGCCGCTCATTTCGACCAGTTTCTTTTTCACTGATTTTCGACCAGTCGCTTGAGATTAGCCGGCATTCAATCCGCTTGACCCAGCGCGGCGCGGTTT encodes:
- a CDS encoding CoA transferase; amino-acid sequence: MPFPRASQALSRFTVLDLTRVRSGPTCVRQLADWGANVIKIDALLEDGGGEQPGGPRQGSDFQNLHRNKRAMTLNLKDPKGLDVFKRLAEQADVVVENFRPDVKAKLGIDYESLRKINPRIVYGSISGFGQDGPYHKRPGFDQIAQGMGGLMSITGAPGQGPMRVGIPVADLTAGLFCAMGILTALLERDVSGEGQWVQTSLLQAQIFMLDFQASRWLMEKDVARQAGNNHPTSIPTGVFKTSDGYINIATTGGRIWERCAQAIGAPELVTNPDYATAPARSKNRDALNEAIGKLTEKKSTETWVRELNEAGVPCGPIYSIDQMFDDAQVKHLGIAQHVPNDENRHIQLVGQPVTLSRTPSSMAARPPEFGEQTEEVLAEFGFAKDEIAELRQRKVV
- a CDS encoding M10 family metallopeptidase C-terminal domain-containing protein, with the translated sequence MKKKHSPFDDAWTFAAPGGGRAPVAGYGATDDARFRDDGDPYQLANDAAVVDTLDTYAAKPVASIATLASYLVTGFWQYNNTVAHQWASNTITYNINGLNSAEQFLAQSALQAWSEVANITFVQTTGSANITFTHNGTMQAVTSGYWPGGSFAYATINISTDWVTTDGGANDGKTGIDSYAYQTYIHEIGHALGLGHQGPYNGSASYSTNALYANDTWQYSIMSYFGEHNYSGSSYRYVVTPQMADIYAVAAIYGAATSTRTGDTVYGFNSNAGAVFNFAAYTSAPALTIYDSGGTDTLDCSGYSAAQTIDLRSGAFSSVGGLVNNIGIALNAVIEKAIGGSGNDTLIANDPGCTLSGGSGNDTLDGAAGVDRLIGGTGRDTMTGNGGADTFVFASGESSAASGQHDLITDFTSADRIDIAALGAFRFLSTAAFDGGTYALNFFYNSSTGLTTLQGDINGDTIADFAIDLTGNVALTASYIIWAAPPVVIESAGATSLVRSVGNYYLNPVGGGTGPVLQFQGAVVSAGQFGDWTAIGAEATASGYEVAWYNAATNQYTFWYTDSSGKFVTNPTGPVAANSSTVQSFESSFHQDLNGDGVIGTPVVPPTVVEALGATSLVQSGGNYYLNPVGGGTGPVLQFQGAVVSVGQFAGWTTIGAEATASGYEVAWYSAATNQYTFWYTDSSGKFVTNPTGPVAANSSTVQSFESSFQQDLNGDGVIGAAVVPSTVVEALGVTSLVQSGGNYYLNPVGGGTGPVLQFQGAVVSVGQFAGWTTIGAEATASGYEVAWYSAATNQYTFWYTDGSGKFVTNPTGPVAANSSTVQSFESSFHQDLNGDGVIGTPVVPPTVVEALGVTSLVQSGGNYYLNPVGGGTGPVLQFQGSVVSVGQFAGWTAIGTEATASGYEVAWYNAGTNQYTFWYTDSSGKFVTNPTGPVAANSSTVQSFESSFQQDLNGDGVISQQPISTASLLMGSEQSALVFDFRSDLGQQAPNLHVLDDRMAGHPLANELRSVIDAASEYLPAAAPEADHNMSKILAAHFDQFLFH